The following coding sequences are from one Ornithodoros turicata isolate Travis chromosome 1, ASM3712646v1, whole genome shotgun sequence window:
- the LOC135369140 gene encoding uncharacterized protein LOC135369140 codes for MQQGSIVKPVRFLTRKHVFPTNLEKMNVMRAVQVLSPPVTAALKLLEQQAGHTCDASFSQVGETVEFMDTMHRWFLLMDVSNCTQHIHQNYADTKQYLCETDERLEWLESTFLEYLGELKSQCHVKNFLTKETYEGLLLTTRSNVDCTRYLLRVMNFGFVLTRKMSSDPIESFFGWLRKTAGSNDQTDVRAVLSGIEKTLKTGIASTSRDSNVVAEENHPCSSGGVPMSKVQATDRAEVEQFPTDATRALIYHLERTEALAPTPEVAALAMVGGYLARVISETIACEQCTGLVQKPDSLAPSDALIKHQDRGGLFYPSQQLLVVLHCLKIYIQVMLAKRRNLKHPLKAAVEHATAILSERQILKCSVPGHHRQFLEVLLTKFFRPLFTNFALGVTDKYDMAKIFTSQPLSRKPLKL; via the coding sequence ATGCAGCAAGGCAGCATTGTGAAGCCCGTGAGGTTCCTGACTAGGAAGCACGTTTTCCCCACTAACCTGGAGAAAATGAACGTGATGAGGGCAGTGCAGGTGTTATCGCCCCCTGTGACAGCGGCACTCAAACTGCTGGAGCAGCAAGCCGGCCACACCTGTGATGCGAGCTTCTCGCAAGTCGGAGAAACGGTAGAGTTCATGGATACTATGCATCGGTGGTTTCTGCTGATGGATGTGAGCAATTGCACTCAGCATATCCACCAGAACTACGCTGACACTAAGCAGTACTTGTGCGAAACAGACGAGCGCCTGGAGTGGCTTGAAAGTACTTTCCTGGAGTACTTGGGCGAGCTCAAGAGCCAGTGCCATGTAAAAAACTTTCTCACAAAGGAGACATATGAAGGGCTTCTGCTTACAACACGTTCCAATGTGGACTGCACGAGGTACTTGCTTCGGGTTATGAATTTCGGCTTTGTATTGACCAGAAAGATGTCGTCTGACCCTATTGAGTCTTTCTTCGGGTGGTTGAGAAAGACAGCTGGGAGTAATGACCAAACCGATGTCCGAGCTGTGCTTTCTGGCATCGAAAAGACTTTGAAGACGGGTATTGCCTCTACATCACGGGACAGCAATGTAGTTGCTGAGGAGAACCATCCTTGCTCCTCGGGAGGCGTGCCAATGTCAAAGGTACAAGCCACAGACAGGGCGGAGGTAGAACAGTTCCCTACCGATGCAACTAGAGCACTGATTTACCACCTCGAACGAACAGAGGCGCTGGCTCCTACTCCTGAAGTTGCAGCTCTAGCCATGGTGGGTGGCTACTTGGCCAGGGTTATTAGCGAAACCATCGCTTGTGAGCAGTGTACTGGACTCGTGCAAAAGCCTGACTCATTGGCCCCGTCTGACGCGCTCATTAAACATCAAGATAGAGGTGGACTCTTCTATCCGTCTCAACAGCTACTTGTGGTGCTGCATTGCTTGAAAATCTACATTCAAGTGATGCTAGCAAAGAGGAGGAACTTGAAACATCCCCTTAAAGCAGCTGTGGAGCACGCTACTGCAATATTAAGCGAGCGGCAAATATTAAAATGCTCGGTTCCTGGACATCACCGGCAGTTTCTGGAAGTGTTACTGACCAAGTTTTTCCGCCCACTGTTTACAAATTTTGCTCTAGGAGTCACAGACAAGTATGACATGGCAAAAATCTTCACCTCCCAGCCACTCTCACGGAAGCCACTAAAACTATAA